A stretch of DNA from Anopheles nili chromosome 2, idAnoNiliSN_F5_01, whole genome shotgun sequence:
CAATACGTATACTACAAGTAAGTAAGGCACGCTAATCTCAGCCTGAGGTTCGCCTCCACGATACAGCCAGTGCAGTAAATTTTACAATATTATTCCGATTATAGGCCATGGTTGATATCAGTGCCGAAAGAGGATGGCTAGCAACGACATTGCAGATTCAACAGCTAATGCAATGCATAATACAGGCGCGTTGGCTAAACGACCCCATTGTCTTGACGTTACCCAACGTGGAAGCATATAATGCAGATAtcttcaataaattaaatacagGGTAAGAAAGTTATGAATCATTTTAACAATAACATACTACATCGCGACGATGTTGCAATAAGTTTGATTacgtgatttttgtttttttttagcttacCATTCCTAACACTTCCTGGATTAAAAGATAAATTCCACCGAAAGTATGAAAATTTGGCAGGCCCGTTACGGCAGGAGTTTAAAGAACCGgaaattgaacaaatttaCAAGGTGATAAGTGAGCTGCCCTCAATCAACGTGCAGATGTCGATTCGCGGTCCTCATGACACCAACAAAGATGTTGATCGACCTGTGCAACAACCTATGACCCGCGATCAGTGGATGGAGCTTTATGCGGATCAAGAATACGTGGTTTGTGTGCAACTCATAAGACTTGGATCACTTGAATCCCTCAACGTCCATTGCCCCAAGTTTCCAAAGGGCAAAGATGAAGGGTGGTTCCTAACGTTAGGTCATCAGGATGAGGGTGAAGTGATAGCCTTGAAACGTTGCGTTTACCGAAGCAATCGAAGCACCCATCAATTGTGCTTTTATGCACCATCACGGATTGGTAAGTGTAATGCTGCGAAACAATCTAATGCTGCTGAGAAGAAGTATTGGTGATTTCATCCATGTTTCGTGTTTCTATAGGACGTTGCATATACACCGTGTACCTGATGTCCGATGGCTACCTAGGATTGGATCAACAATATAACATACAATTCGACGTTGTTCCTTCTCCGGACAGTATCGAGAGTGGAGTTCGGCAAGCGTTTAAAAAGGATGAAGGATTTTGGTAGATGCGTTTGTGTTGAACTGATATATGGAGCAAACAAGATGAAATACAGGAAATAGCCAATAATAAGTGGCACTAACTATGTTACTTTAGAACTTAAATTCGGAAAAACGAGGAAAGAAGGTGAGCAGAAAGCCTGTGTTAAaagagcaacataaaaatatattgttCAGTTCAAGCTATACTCCAGCAGCAATCCTGATTTGTAATCTGTTCCGCTGTGTATACCGATTTGTATTTAAAATAATCACCTATATGAAGGTTCATCGAAGAACCTACCGGTAATTGAGGTCAACAATGGTTTTATTCTTACATTTGTTTAAGGTCATGTTTATATGAGTGACTGAAATAACTCGTATAACAATCATACGTCGAACTGTTAACGGTATTTCGATCACATCTAAATCACGATCGTGCAGCATCAGTACTCATGTAGCTCAACGTTGTTAACTAACTATATTCTAGGCCTTATCTGATGCTACCGTttattgtagttttttttccgctaTGGCACATGCCGAGATCTGGTGGTTAGAACCAGCGTTGTTATGTACAATATGTACTACTCTTTCGGTATTTGCAACTAACTTACTCGTATGTGTTTTTAGCGAAAGTTAGCACTTTGTTGATACATTATGCAACCAAGTATTGCATCCTGAATTACTGTAGCTGCAAGTAGTAGAACTatgttttttctgcttttacATTTTGCATATTAAATAGAAGCACAACTATTATCAACAATTAGTGCCCCCTAATTCTAGGAGCCTTTCTCTCCGCTTGTCGATTATTAGCTAGATGAACTTAATGGTGACCTTGGTACAAGTAAACGTTAAAAGTAATATTGTCAGTTAAATCTAGTTCAATCCTGAGACTACACCGATACGCTGAAATTCTCGGGTGCCAGCTAATTAACCATACTCCACCATTACACGTGCAATGAGCgaatttcataattttgtaGTTTCCGAGTCACACAAAGATTCTATGACGCGCTTCACTTCTTCGTGGTCCTCTGTTTGTTCTTCAATACCCTCAAAAGTTCCTAATTTTTCGCCAACTTTAACGCGCTGACCGGGAAACAAGTTAAATctgtgaaagagaaaattcACTTATAATTCGCACCATTCAACATACACAACGCTTGACCATGTACACTTACTTGAATTCTTTGGGAGCTTCAAAGATGAGCACGATCGTACTACCCATTCTGAATTGTCCTACTAATTCACCCTTGTCTAGGTATTTATCTTTCGGTAGCTCCAACTCGtcgtattccttttttttgtggctacCACAGGCTAATCCTACCCATTTATTGGTTTTCAGCTTTTCATCCATAAAAATTTCTACAGACCCCACGTTGGTCGCTCctaaaataaaagtaaaaaaagagcCCATAAGTTTAACATATCGCAAAAAACTGTTCCCCGAAACGGATTTGCAATTTTCACGCCACATCCCAACTCGCTTCCTGATTATCGCTAATCAACCACCATTCATGGCGCTCCAAGAGATCcatcgatcgtacgatcgtacGACCCAAGATCTCGCCTCTAAAAAAACCCGGATCCCGCGGAAAATGACTGCCTTGGCAATTGATAGTGATTGTGGTACCATCGGAAGGTTAATTCCTTATCATCTTCGCTCTCACCTTACCGGTTGGTGCCAGTTTATGAATGAACTCTTGATGCCCGATAAGCCATACCACAGGGGGCTTTTTCATTACAATGACTAGATCCGGGAGTAGAAGTAGAGTAGCCCTCATAGTATCAATCCTTTACTACTTACCCACGGCAGTGTAGCTGAAGAATCCGTGTTTCCACTTGCCGATGTACACGGCCCGCTCGTTCAAACAAAACAGCCCTGGAATCCATCCGGCAATCTTTGGACTGACGGACAGCAACTCGCCAGAAAAGTGCCTGCGAACTTCCGGCTTCCAAAGGGCAGGCGAATGGAACCGATGGTAATCGCCCGGCGCTAGGTAGATGACGCACTGATACAGCACACTGTCAGgagatgattttttcttcactttctcAACCATTTCCGTAGCATCGCTATTACACCACGTGGGAGGCCCCAGAAAGGCTTCTAAACTGTACGATACCCCTTTCACCTGGTAAGTAGCAAAGAGAATAGAACTTTAGTAAGGTGCACTGGCGTATTGCGAGGATCATGAAGGCATGTACCTGTTCTATTTGGCTGGAATTGGCCGGACCGAAGTGTAAAATTCGTCCATCACACGGGGAAACGAAGCTGGTATTTGGATCGATAGGACGCGCATCTTCCTTTAGAGGACGGGTGAAAAACTCTCCTAAGCTACGATAGTCTCTGCATTGATAGGAAGTAAGAAGCGAACGAATGGGTAGATCAGCACATGGacggaacaaaaaatagaCCGGAAGCTGTGTGTTTATTGTGGGTATgattttgaaactattttaTCGAATAGTTTGGAAAAACCACTCGCAAAGAACGAAAGCAGAATAAACAAAGCTTTGATTT
This window harbors:
- the LOC128730805 gene encoding phosphatidylserine decarboxylase proenzyme, mitochondrial, which produces MAVFMPKYRLFSRAVNLKPNPKQWSTKWTFVQRSIYGSRQLHQQQQQQQQPQPNSSGANSQHQHQHHQHHHQHQYHHQSTTGKSRNKIYRKWSWKAGAGWTILSVLDWWLLAAGGWLTWRGVFLRWTPIGICMVVAAKWHLHNRELDKKGLPRTAAKWQAKMYCSLPLRVMSRCWGWMADRKVPKPVRPMVYGLYSTTFGVKMEEAATDNFKDYRSLGEFFTRPLKEDARPIDPNTSFVSPCDGRILHFGPANSSQIEQVKGVSYSLEAFLGPPTWCNSDATEMVEKVKKKSSPDSVLYQCVIYLAPGDYHRFHSPALWKPEVRRHFSGELLSVSPKIAGWIPGLFCLNERAVYIGKWKHGFFSYTAVGATNVGSVEIFMDEKLKTNKWVGLACGSHKKKEYDELELPKDKYLDKGELVGQFRMGSTIVLIFEAPKEFKFNLFPGQRVKVGEKLGTFEGIEEQTEDHEEVKRVIESLCDSETTKL